A single region of the Candidatus Desulfatibia profunda genome encodes:
- a CDS encoding GNAT family N-acetyltransferase: MATKYRKSIRDGVVIKYGKKHFSWEMYYGLKKKVWHRLGNMCPDRDEMKVIYSLPESTVRWFSAWYEGRFVGSLYCYRTPSLYTLKGTILNYDFPKLNINLRLYVESIRSACEEGMKYYDFGSTPPPGSSHYAWKLTFNGSPRPIDYFEKVLDPLRVLVRKSLIRGSNLLGKECTYKYKTLNPLVRWLEE, encoded by the coding sequence TTGGCAACCAAGTATCGAAAATCAATCAGAGACGGTGTTGTTATAAAATACGGAAAGAAACATTTTTCATGGGAGATGTACTATGGACTAAAAAAGAAGGTGTGGCATAGGTTAGGGAATATGTGTCCTGACAGGGACGAGATGAAGGTGATTTATTCTCTGCCTGAATCAACGGTGCGATGGTTTTCCGCATGGTACGAAGGGAGGTTTGTCGGAAGCCTTTACTGTTATAGGACGCCATCGCTATATACATTAAAAGGAACAATCCTTAATTACGATTTTCCCAAGCTCAACATCAATCTGAGATTATATGTGGAATCCATAAGATCAGCATGTGAGGAAGGGATGAAATATTATGATTTTGGGTCTACGCCACCGCCAGGTAGTAGCCACTATGCATGGAAATTGACATTCAATGGTTCGCCCCGTCCTATAGACTATTTTGAAAAGGTCCTGGATCCTCTCCGTGTCCTTGTCAGAAAGTCTTTGATCCGAGGCTCTAATTTGCTTGGGAAAGAATGTACGTACAAATACAAAACCCTTAACCCGCTTGTCAGGTGGCTGGAGGAGTAG
- a CDS encoding methyltransferase domain-containing protein, with protein MSKKNVRSYYAGDTFLWQDLSGDLAIRYANAIQQIISTLPYKGKRDGSGVCADIGCGGGRYTQLLTHYFQGVCGLDYTFHFLKAGRELFGGHIDFVCGDAVNLPLCNNSMDFILSVGLTECLSSTQMSAFFVEVSRVLKPGGYALVRVWKRVGFSYLLSRVGKGISTAYPEFYFHSERHIKRFCAHASFRQTTFFGALLIARWYFERRIAWPHKIKEKLLVVESNYRKYSSLYDTFFFVHKSEQLYAITSFTPYSSVLPLFKTN; from the coding sequence ATGTCTAAGAAAAATGTCAGGTCGTATTATGCAGGTGACACATTCTTGTGGCAAGATTTGTCAGGCGACTTAGCAATACGGTATGCGAATGCAATCCAGCAGATTATCAGTACTCTACCTTATAAGGGCAAGCGTGACGGCAGTGGTGTATGCGCTGATATTGGTTGCGGGGGCGGTAGGTACACACAACTTCTCACCCACTATTTTCAGGGGGTATGTGGACTTGATTATACTTTTCATTTTCTGAAGGCGGGCAGGGAACTATTTGGCGGCCATATCGATTTCGTTTGCGGCGATGCGGTCAACCTGCCTTTATGCAATAATTCAATGGATTTTATTTTGTCTGTGGGCCTGACCGAATGCCTTTCCTCTACTCAAATGAGCGCTTTCTTTGTTGAGGTGAGCCGTGTCTTGAAACCGGGCGGCTACGCGCTCGTCCGGGTCTGGAAACGTGTGGGATTCAGTTATCTACTTAGCAGGGTGGGTAAGGGTATTTCAACAGCCTATCCTGAGTTCTACTTTCATTCTGAAAGGCATATAAAAAGGTTCTGCGCGCATGCGTCCTTTCGCCAAACAACTTTCTTTGGCGCTCTTCTGATCGCAAGGTGGTATTTTGAAAGGAGAATTGCCTGGCCGCATAAAATAAAAGAAAAACTCCTTGTTGTCGAAAGTAATTATCGAAAATACAGTTCGCTATACGATACCTTTTTTTTTGTGCACAAAAGTGAACAACTATACGCCATTACATCCTTCACGCCTTATTCAAGCGTTTTGCCATTATTTAAAACGAATTGA
- a CDS encoding glycosyltransferase family 4 protein: MKILIANYRYFISGGPERYMFNVIDALREQGNEIVPFSIHYTRNRSTPYAPYFVEPLGGRDEVFFRQQRMSPQTTIRTISRLFYARDVEIAVTKLAKKTKPQIAYVLHYLRKLSPSLLVGLKKAGIPIVVRLSDYAMLCPQAHCIRDGSPCELCAQGKLYPSMKYSCVQKSTVASLLNALATWYHRGMGFFDLIDKFVVTNEFMYEMMLNAGYSKSRLVCIPTFVDETVFHPTPDFSKSNYFVFSGRLEPIKGIEVLFRAFSLLRNKRPDLGFQLKLAGFGESRFLEQLKSRCKSLGLNDYVHFMGNLSTEDLSTLLAGALFSVVPSLWYENLPNTILESYACGTPVIASDIGSLSVCVSHGETGFLFQPNNPMELAKYLEKSLDNPDKMLGMGKTARNLALNKYSAKKHLSSLEELFQKLARKNDSGKNNGGHG, encoded by the coding sequence ATGAAAATACTTATTGCTAACTACCGCTATTTCATCTCAGGGGGGCCTGAACGATATATGTTCAATGTCATTGATGCATTGAGAGAACAAGGCAATGAGATTGTCCCTTTTTCTATCCATTACACAAGAAATCGCTCAACCCCGTATGCTCCATATTTTGTTGAGCCATTAGGAGGGCGTGACGAAGTCTTTTTTAGGCAGCAGCGAATGTCTCCTCAGACAACAATTCGAACTATTTCAAGACTATTTTATGCTCGAGACGTAGAAATCGCAGTAACGAAATTGGCAAAAAAAACCAAGCCGCAAATTGCTTATGTCCTCCATTATTTGCGGAAACTTTCACCGTCACTCCTGGTTGGTTTGAAAAAGGCAGGTATACCGATTGTCGTACGGCTTTCGGATTACGCCATGCTGTGTCCCCAAGCGCATTGCATCCGAGACGGATCTCCTTGCGAACTGTGCGCTCAAGGCAAACTTTATCCCAGCATGAAATACAGTTGTGTGCAAAAAAGTACAGTTGCTTCACTGCTGAACGCTTTGGCTACCTGGTACCATCGTGGAATGGGCTTTTTTGATCTGATCGATAAGTTTGTCGTAACCAATGAATTTATGTATGAAATGATGTTAAACGCAGGTTATTCAAAAAGCCGATTGGTATGTATCCCAACATTTGTGGATGAAACGGTTTTCCATCCAACTCCAGATTTTTCAAAATCAAACTACTTTGTATTTTCCGGAAGGCTTGAGCCCATCAAAGGAATTGAGGTATTGTTCAGGGCCTTTTCCTTACTGAGGAACAAACGCCCTGACCTGGGCTTTCAATTAAAGTTGGCGGGTTTTGGTGAAAGCAGGTTTTTAGAGCAACTCAAAAGCAGGTGCAAGAGTCTGGGACTAAATGACTATGTTCATTTCATGGGCAATTTAAGCACAGAGGATCTCTCTACCCTGCTTGCTGGCGCACTTTTCTCCGTTGTACCCTCGCTTTGGTATGAGAATCTTCCGAATACGATTCTTGAAAGCTATGCCTGCGGAACGCCTGTGATTGCCTCTGATATTGGAAGCCTAAGCGTTTGTGTAAGTCACGGCGAAACAGGCTTTCTCTTCCAGCCTAATAACCCTATGGAACTTGCGAAATACTTGGAGAAGAGTCTCGACAATCCCGATAAAATGCTCGGCATGGGAAAAACTGCAAGAAATTTGGCTTTAAATAAATATTCAGCTAAAAAGCATCTTTCGAGTTTGGAAGAGTTATTTCAGAAACTGGCACGGAAAAATGACTCGGGTAAAAATAATGGAGGACATGGTTGA
- a CDS encoding glycosyltransferase family 4 protein yields MNNYTPLHPSRLIQAFCHYLKRIEFTGNSLPEQRSQRNTKGMIRILYTDDSLPVGGKEILLLEYLKRIERDKFQVHLITLSSTGALTDDAIKLADAYTCMKRKHKFDPWVILGLRRYMRDNKIQIVHTSQWIDSLYVYIASLGLRAKRISTIHGYISGWRRRVHKLVLGQFEQAICVSQSSRDELIRQGYQAKRFSVIHNGIDLSKFRKKSFYNDAEKKLIIGMTGSFRKERDHLTLLGAVHRLIKAGYKNVELLFFGGVLDPVCKDDVLNYILENEIGSYVKFSGVQRNILELLSQLDIYVASSHSETFGLALVEAMASGLPVIVSEIPPFMEIIENGKYGLYFEKGNYKKLAMEIEFLMNNKSEMIHYGALAFERSTEFSIESNIDQLENVYRKILD; encoded by the coding sequence GTGAACAACTATACGCCATTACATCCTTCACGCCTTATTCAAGCGTTTTGCCATTATTTAAAACGAATTGAATTTACTGGCAATAGTCTGCCTGAACAACGCTCGCAACGGAATACCAAGGGTATGATCCGAATATTGTATACCGACGATTCCCTTCCTGTTGGTGGAAAAGAAATTTTACTTCTCGAATATCTTAAAAGAATTGAGAGGGATAAATTTCAAGTGCATTTAATTACACTGAGCTCAACCGGCGCACTCACGGATGATGCAATTAAATTGGCTGATGCCTATACCTGCATGAAACGTAAGCATAAGTTTGACCCGTGGGTGATCCTGGGATTAAGACGCTACATGCGGGACAATAAAATCCAAATAGTTCATACCAGCCAGTGGATTGACAGTCTATATGTGTATATCGCTTCCTTGGGGCTGAGAGCTAAAAGGATTTCTACAATACACGGCTATATTTCCGGCTGGCGAAGAAGGGTTCACAAACTTGTATTAGGTCAGTTCGAACAAGCGATCTGTGTTTCTCAAAGTTCACGAGACGAGTTGATCAGGCAGGGTTATCAGGCTAAAAGATTTTCAGTGATTCACAATGGAATAGACCTAAGTAAATTCAGAAAGAAGTCTTTTTACAACGATGCTGAAAAAAAACTTATTATTGGAATGACAGGAAGCTTCAGAAAAGAACGAGATCACCTGACTTTATTAGGGGCGGTTCATCGGTTAATAAAGGCAGGATATAAAAATGTGGAATTGCTGTTCTTTGGCGGAGTACTCGATCCTGTGTGTAAAGATGATGTTTTGAATTATATATTAGAAAATGAGATTGGCAGCTATGTAAAATTCTCAGGGGTTCAAAGAAATATACTAGAACTGCTTTCGCAACTGGATATATATGTGGCTTCTTCTCATTCTGAGACTTTTGGTCTTGCCCTTGTTGAGGCAATGGCAAGCGGTTTACCAGTAATAGTCTCTGAAATACCCCCATTTATGGAAATAATTGAAAATGGAAAGTATGGACTTTATTTTGAAAAGGGCAATTATAAGAAACTTGCAATGGAAATAGAGTTTTTAATGAACAATAAATCTGAAATGATCCATTATGGCGCATTAGCCTTTGAAAGGTCGACTGAATTTTCTATCGAATCCAATATAGATCAACTTGAAAATGTTTATCGAAAAATTCTAGATTGA
- a CDS encoding class I SAM-dependent methyltransferase — translation MRKLFRELSELVNYHQKHGKDFAAHDRFNVFEKAVKKLDAWGFPCLNKKTVLDLGCGQRFPFALQCAASGAQVTAIDLNYVKPSAFLLSFFKMFKHNGVKRACKSILRRLFFDGAYYKALEASAGLPLRKFIPEIDFVVADPESGSYPLPSGQYDLISTNAVIEHVDNVSNFADEIYRLLRGGYFYGIIHNFYSLSGGHNLEWAFPDEQPSQKVPPWDHLRANKYPSWVPLNRLLPEEYLKAFSKHLDVLLFEGRDINHDPGGFEGEQFLTPEIESELKEYPRDLLLTRGWCIICRKA, via the coding sequence ATGCGCAAGTTATTTAGAGAACTATCCGAATTAGTGAATTACCATCAGAAACACGGAAAGGATTTCGCTGCACATGACCGATTCAATGTTTTTGAAAAAGCGGTAAAGAAATTAGACGCTTGGGGATTTCCCTGTCTCAATAAAAAGACAGTTCTGGATCTCGGCTGTGGGCAGCGGTTTCCTTTTGCGCTTCAGTGTGCTGCATCTGGCGCTCAAGTAACTGCCATCGATTTGAATTATGTAAAACCAAGTGCCTTCCTTTTAAGTTTCTTTAAAATGTTCAAACATAATGGCGTGAAGCGGGCCTGCAAGTCTATATTGAGGCGGCTTTTCTTCGATGGTGCATATTATAAAGCCTTAGAAGCGAGCGCAGGCCTGCCATTACGAAAATTTATTCCCGAAATAGATTTTGTGGTCGCAGATCCCGAATCCGGTTCGTACCCCCTTCCTTCTGGGCAGTATGATTTGATTTCCACAAATGCAGTCATTGAGCATGTGGACAATGTGTCTAATTTTGCTGATGAAATATATCGTCTATTGCGGGGGGGGTACTTCTATGGCATTATTCACAACTTCTACTCCCTGTCCGGTGGGCACAACTTGGAGTGGGCTTTTCCTGATGAACAGCCATCCCAAAAAGTTCCGCCTTGGGATCACCTCCGCGCGAACAAATACCCCAGTTGGGTACCCCTGAATCGCTTGCTGCCGGAAGAATACCTAAAGGCCTTTTCAAAACATCTGGATGTGTTGCTCTTTGAAGGAAGAGACATTAACCATGATCCTGGTGGGTTTGAAGGGGAACAATTTCTGACACCGGAGATAGAGAGTGAACTAAAAGAATATCCACGAGACTTGTTACTCACACGGGGCTGGTGCATCATATGCCGGAAGGCATAG